A window of the Desulfovibrio sp. UIB00 genome harbors these coding sequences:
- the selB gene encoding selenocysteine-specific translation elongation factor: protein MAVVLGTAGHIDHGKTSLVRALTGIDCDRLQEEKRRGITIELGFAWVDLPGGERLGIVDVPGHERFVKNMVAGAAGVDFVMLVIAADEGIMPQTREHLEICSLLGIRTGLVALTKTDMVDADWLEMVQEEVHGFLQGTFLESAPIFPVSATTGEGVDTLRDHLARMAAELPAQRRSDIFRLPVDRVFSMKGHGTVVTGTVISGACNLGDELRFMPPDLPTRARGLQRHGKAAESVQPGQRCAVNVQGLDVEEIERGFVLARPGELFPSNRWLVRLTCLSSAPRAMRQRVEIHFHHGTRECAARVVFRDRDKLAPGETALAELRFKEPMVGVFGDHCVLRAYSPLRTVAGGLLVSPLPPELRAKDPELADKMRLLQELPELRDAAETIGGGKAEAKARDEARAALVRGALTLRGIEGADEARLRALTGLARSAVEAALQLLSTRGDAICWDKENRCWIGRIPFEKLLAASLERGADLHRREPLKPGFTRGAICTGWSRNLPPKLVQKVLDQALKQGDLVIEGEGLRLQSHTVSLAADQAGLRQKLLDAHASAGLTPPNAKDVLEELGVSPKEAAPVLRLLCEAGELVKIKDGLYYHGPALADILERVRGWFTTHDNLDVSGLKELLGLSRKYLIALLEYMDNERITVRVGDQRRFRGR from the coding sequence ATGGCAGTAGTGCTAGGCACGGCAGGGCATATAGATCACGGCAAAACATCGCTGGTACGGGCGCTTACAGGCATTGACTGCGACCGCCTGCAAGAAGAAAAACGCCGGGGAATCACCATTGAACTTGGCTTTGCCTGGGTTGATCTTCCCGGTGGCGAGCGGCTGGGCATCGTGGATGTGCCGGGGCACGAACGCTTTGTCAAAAACATGGTGGCTGGCGCGGCAGGCGTGGACTTTGTCATGCTGGTCATTGCCGCAGACGAAGGCATCATGCCCCAGACGCGGGAACATCTTGAAATCTGCTCCCTGCTGGGCATACGCACCGGCCTTGTGGCCCTCACCAAGACAGACATGGTGGACGCCGACTGGCTCGAAATGGTGCAGGAAGAAGTACACGGATTCCTGCAAGGCACTTTTCTTGAGAGTGCGCCGATCTTCCCCGTCTCCGCAACCACTGGCGAGGGCGTGGACACGCTGCGCGACCACCTTGCGCGCATGGCTGCCGAGCTGCCCGCCCAACGGCGCAGTGATATTTTTCGCCTGCCGGTGGATCGCGTATTCAGCATGAAGGGGCATGGCACCGTTGTGACAGGCACTGTCATTTCCGGCGCGTGCAACCTTGGCGATGAACTGCGCTTCATGCCGCCCGATCTGCCCACCCGCGCGCGGGGGCTGCAACGTCATGGCAAGGCCGCCGAGTCGGTGCAGCCGGGCCAGCGCTGCGCCGTCAATGTGCAGGGGCTGGATGTGGAAGAAATCGAGCGCGGCTTTGTGCTGGCCCGCCCCGGTGAACTATTCCCCTCCAACCGCTGGCTGGTCCGGCTCACCTGCCTTTCTTCCGCCCCAAGGGCCATGCGCCAAAGGGTGGAAATCCACTTTCACCACGGTACGCGCGAATGTGCAGCGCGGGTGGTCTTTCGCGACAGGGACAAGCTGGCCCCCGGCGAAACTGCTCTGGCGGAACTGCGTTTCAAGGAACCCATGGTGGGCGTATTTGGCGACCACTGCGTGTTGCGGGCCTATTCGCCCCTGCGCACGGTTGCTGGCGGGCTGCTGGTCAGCCCTCTGCCGCCCGAACTGCGCGCCAAAGATCCGGAACTGGCCGACAAGATGCGGCTGTTGCAGGAACTGCCCGAGCTGCGCGATGCGGCAGAAACCATTGGCGGGGGCAAAGCTGAAGCCAAGGCGCGCGATGAGGCCAGAGCTGCGCTTGTACGCGGCGCACTGACCCTGCGCGGCATCGAAGGTGCTGACGAAGCGCGGCTGCGCGCCCTGACGGGCCTTGCCCGATCCGCTGTGGAGGCGGCGCTGCAACTGCTTTCCACCCGTGGTGATGCCATCTGCTGGGACAAGGAAAACCGCTGCTGGATCGGCAGAATTCCCTTTGAAAAGCTGCTGGCCGCCAGCCTTGAGCGCGGTGCTGACCTGCACCGCCGCGAGCCGCTCAAACCCGGATTCACCCGTGGAGCCATTTGCACGGGCTGGAGCCGCAACCTGCCCCCCAAGCTGGTGCAAAAAGTGCTGGATCAGGCCCTCAAGCAGGGCGATCTGGTCATCGAGGGCGAGGGGCTGCGTTTGCAATCGCATACGGTAAGCCTGGCCGCCGATCAGGCAGGCCTGCGCCAGAAGCTGCTGGACGCGCATGCCAGCGCAGGGCTGACCCCGCCCAACGCCAAGGACGTGCTTGAGGAGCTTGGCGTTTCCCCCAAGGAGGCCGCGCCGGTGCTGCGCCTGCTCTGCGAGGCTGGCGAACTGGTCAAGATCAAGGACGGCCTGTATTACCACGGACCGGCCCTGGCCGATATTCTTGAACGTGTGCGCGGCTGGTTCACCACCCATGACAATCTTGATGTGAGCGGCCTGAAAGAACTTCTGGGGCTTTCGCGCAAATATCTGATCGCCCTGCTGGAATATATGGATAATGAACGTATAACCGTGCGCGTGGGCGATCAGCGCCGCTTTCGCGGGCGTTAG
- a CDS encoding chemotaxis protein, with protein MAQTNILLEAGTNELEVVEFYLEEFTPPSADAPQLDENGEPVPAKPYRGYYGVNVAKVLEIIRMPKVTALPEVQHPSVLGAFNLRSRIIPLVDLAMWLGKTHPAEEEQPKTIVTEFNNVTTAFMVSGVNRIHRISWEQVEPPNKYVAAVSNNTVIGVVKLEDRIIFLLDLEKVVANLNPKLGLRLDDLGEDWTNEGYRALVADDSALIREMQRDLLEKAGFTVEVVSNGRAAWDRLLDFKKSAEEGNRPITDFVHVVVSDIEMPVMDGLNLTLRIKEDSVLKKLPVLLFSSLITEKLRHKGVSVGADDQISKPEVTQLAHRAMTLIKAREQGEA; from the coding sequence ATGGCCCAGACCAATATTCTGCTGGAAGCCGGCACCAACGAGCTGGAAGTGGTGGAATTCTATCTTGAAGAATTCACCCCTCCTTCTGCCGATGCGCCGCAGTTGGACGAAAATGGCGAACCCGTTCCCGCCAAGCCCTATCGCGGCTACTATGGCGTCAACGTGGCCAAGGTACTTGAAATTATCCGCATGCCCAAGGTGACGGCGCTGCCCGAAGTGCAGCACCCGAGCGTGCTCGGTGCTTTCAACCTGCGTTCGCGCATTATTCCGCTGGTGGATCTGGCCATGTGGCTGGGCAAAACCCATCCTGCGGAAGAAGAACAGCCCAAAACCATTGTGACGGAGTTCAACAACGTCACCACGGCCTTCATGGTTTCCGGCGTCAACCGCATCCACCGCATCAGCTGGGAGCAGGTTGAACCGCCGAACAAGTACGTTGCCGCCGTATCCAACAATACGGTCATCGGCGTGGTCAAACTTGAAGACCGCATCATCTTTCTGCTCGACCTTGAAAAGGTGGTCGCCAACCTCAATCCCAAGCTGGGCCTGCGCCTTGACGATCTGGGTGAAGACTGGACGAATGAAGGCTACCGCGCCCTTGTGGCCGACGACTCCGCCCTTATCCGCGAAATGCAGCGCGACCTGCTGGAAAAGGCGGGCTTTACCGTTGAAGTTGTTTCCAACGGACGCGCGGCTTGGGATCGTCTGCTGGATTTCAAAAAGAGCGCCGAAGAAGGCAACCGCCCCATCACAGACTTTGTGCATGTGGTGGTTTCAGACATCGAAATGCCGGTCATGGACGGCCTCAATCTCACCTTGCGCATCAAGGAAGACTCCGTGCTCAAAAAACTGCCGGTCCTGCTCTTTTCCTCACTCATTACTGAAAAGCTGCGCCACAAGGGCGTAAGCGTGGGTGCGGACGACCAGATTTCCAAACCGGAAGTGACCCAGCTGGCCCACAGGGCCATGACCCTCATCAAGGCCAGGGAACAGGGCGAAGCCTAA
- the ispH gene encoding 4-hydroxy-3-methylbut-2-enyl diphosphate reductase, translated as MDVYRAKTAGFCMGVSLALQKLNTALERKGGTPETTRICTLGPIIHNPQVLAEYESRGVVCVKEAAQLHPGDVAVIRAHGITRQVEEQVKQSGADIVDATCPKVKKAQLSIGRATADGATLLLFGEADHPEVRGLVSYACGPAHVFGTAAELESLHLAENKAYVLASQTTQDRQIFQEIVEDLRTRIADLVVLSTICDATRERQEEARNIASCVDVMVIIGGRQSGNTRRLADVAALNGIDTYLVERVEELAAEKFSQKNRAGLTAGASTPKSLIDAAHLWLQSL; from the coding sequence ATGGATGTTTACCGCGCCAAGACAGCGGGCTTTTGCATGGGCGTAAGCCTGGCCCTGCAAAAACTTAACACTGCGCTGGAGCGCAAGGGGGGCACCCCCGAGACGACCCGCATCTGTACCCTTGGCCCCATCATCCACAATCCGCAGGTTCTGGCGGAGTATGAGTCGCGCGGCGTGGTCTGCGTCAAGGAAGCCGCGCAACTGCACCCCGGCGATGTGGCGGTTATCCGCGCCCACGGCATCACCCGGCAGGTTGAGGAGCAGGTCAAACAAAGCGGGGCCGACATTGTGGACGCCACCTGCCCCAAGGTAAAAAAAGCCCAGCTTTCCATCGGGCGGGCCACCGCTGATGGTGCAACCCTGCTGCTCTTTGGCGAGGCGGATCACCCAGAGGTGCGCGGGCTGGTTTCTTACGCCTGCGGCCCGGCCCATGTGTTCGGCACGGCGGCAGAGCTTGAATCCCTGCACCTCGCCGAGAACAAGGCCTATGTACTGGCTTCGCAGACAACTCAGGATCGTCAGATATTTCAGGAAATTGTGGAAGATCTGCGCACGCGCATTGCTGACCTTGTGGTGCTTTCCACCATTTGTGACGCCACCCGCGAGCGGCAGGAGGAGGCACGCAACATTGCCTCCTGTGTGGATGTCATGGTAATCATAGGCGGAAGGCAGAGCGGAAACACCCGCAGACTGGCTGATGTGGCCGCTTTGAACGGCATCGACACCTACCTTGTGGAGCGTGTCGAAGAACTGGCCGCAGAAAAATTTTCGCAAAAAAATCGTGCAGGTCTAACGGCTGGCGCATCTACGCCGAAAAGTCTTATTGACGCGGCTCATTTGTGGCTGCAGTCGCTTTAA
- a CDS encoding tRNA-dihydrouridine synthase family protein yields MTKVFQLPTCPANPDSLAFGPEHPWLAPLAGYSDLPFRLLCREYGAAVCVTEMVSAKGLVYESPGTNELLMTLPEDQPLVVQLFGAEASFLGRAVELLRQSGFGWFDLNMGCSVSKVLRQSAGAAMLGDTENVLAVARAMIEAAGRGRVGFKLRLGLDDTRPVLPDLALRLEDAGAGWLTLHPRTARQGFGGTAQWEAIAMLAQRLTIPLLASGDLFSAEDGVNCLKSTGASGVMYARGAMHNPAIFADHAALLAGNTPVQADAPRLRAMISRHLELARAHCPGKAALWKMRSVVPRYVRTLPGARALRQELCRCNDWEELDQLLDIFLGSPG; encoded by the coding sequence GTGACCAAGGTTTTTCAACTGCCCACCTGCCCCGCAAACCCGGATTCCTTGGCCTTTGGCCCCGAGCACCCCTGGCTGGCCCCGCTGGCCGGGTACAGCGATCTGCCCTTTCGCCTGCTCTGCCGCGAATACGGAGCAGCCGTGTGTGTTACCGAAATGGTCAGCGCCAAGGGGCTTGTTTATGAAAGCCCCGGCACCAACGAGCTGCTCATGACCCTGCCCGAAGATCAGCCGCTGGTGGTGCAGCTTTTCGGCGCGGAGGCATCCTTTCTGGGGCGAGCGGTGGAGCTGTTGCGTCAGTCCGGCTTTGGCTGGTTTGACCTGAACATGGGATGTTCTGTTTCCAAGGTTTTGCGCCAGAGTGCAGGCGCGGCCATGCTGGGCGACACGGAGAACGTGCTTGCCGTGGCCCGCGCCATGATCGAGGCCGCAGGCCGTGGACGCGTGGGCTTCAAACTGCGCCTGGGGCTGGACGACACCCGCCCGGTGCTGCCCGATCTGGCCTTGCGTCTTGAGGATGCGGGCGCTGGCTGGTTGACCCTGCACCCCCGCACAGCCCGTCAGGGTTTTGGCGGCACCGCGCAATGGGAAGCCATTGCCATGCTGGCCCAGCGCCTGACAATCCCCCTGCTTGCCAGCGGTGATCTCTTTAGCGCGGAAGACGGCGTGAACTGCCTTAAAAGCACCGGGGCCAGCGGTGTCATGTACGCCCGTGGGGCCATGCACAATCCCGCCATCTTTGCCGACCACGCAGCCCTGCTGGCCGGAAACACCCCGGTTCAGGCCGATGCCCCCCGCTTGCGGGCCATGATTTCCCGGCATCTGGAGCTTGCCCGCGCCCACTGCCCCGGCAAGGCCGCCCTGTGGAAAATGCGCTCCGTGGTGCCGCGTTACGTGCGCACTCTGCCCGGCGCGAGGGCCTTGCGTCAGGAGCTGTGCCGCTGTAATGATTGGGAAGAGCTTGACCAGTTACTGGATATTTTTCTGGGAAGCCCCGGCTAG
- a CDS encoding SulP family inorganic anion transporter yields the protein MRAARLFPFLETIRNYSAQDFKADMTAALTVTPMAVPQAMAYAIIAGVHPQYGIYACMLPVVLAALWGSSRFMAAGPTNAISMIIFSTLATISVGGELISTMPEESRMAYIFGMALLCGLIQLGMGLARLGDLVNFISHSVMVAFSTGAALLIAAGQLFMAMGLTGPKPSGFFNQMFGALHGLPFINYWSLGIAVGTIVLTVAFKRLSPRFPASLAALGVITLFAAVFSVDERGVPLVGAIPSVVPPFSLPPSFDLDAVRDLFMPALAIALLGTVESLAIGKQLANIKGDAFDGSQELIGQGLGNIAAGLTSGIPGCGSFTRSALVVTSGGRTRMGTVFSGILALPLLFVLAPLISWLPLPALSGILLLISFKMIDIDAIRLCVVATSVDRAVLLITFLSTLLFDLEKAIFIGVMLSLTLFIYKTAHPRVNRLHKGDPLLREGPAELPQGVTVYMIEGTLFFGAIHELERLLYAEDSEPTRLVVLHLSRVFWIDASGAHALSQFIERCYARSLPVILVVGSPSVRTILRRTGLLDYLSNGFVADTTGEGLRLAAAMLNRFACSDAQCATVDADATEAQPEQTVQAAPPASASPGPEYMAQSARVALDLQGNVLPAEQTAPAENSTEPPREIKERP from the coding sequence ATGCGAGCCGCCCGGCTTTTTCCCTTTCTTGAGACCATCAGGAACTATTCCGCCCAGGATTTCAAGGCGGACATGACGGCGGCCCTTACCGTGACGCCTATGGCTGTGCCTCAGGCCATGGCCTACGCCATTATTGCCGGGGTTCACCCGCAGTACGGCATCTACGCCTGCATGCTGCCCGTGGTGCTGGCCGCCCTGTGGGGATCATCCCGATTTATGGCCGCTGGCCCCACCAACGCCATCTCCATGATTATTTTTTCCACCCTAGCAACCATCAGCGTGGGCGGAGAACTGATCAGTACCATGCCCGAAGAATCGCGCATGGCCTATATTTTCGGCATGGCGCTCCTGTGCGGTCTTATCCAGCTGGGCATGGGGCTGGCACGGCTGGGCGATCTGGTCAATTTCATCTCTCACTCGGTCATGGTGGCCTTTTCCACCGGCGCAGCGCTGCTCATTGCCGCAGGGCAACTCTTCATGGCTATGGGCCTCACCGGCCCCAAGCCCTCGGGCTTTTTCAACCAGATGTTCGGCGCGCTGCACGGCCTGCCCTTTATCAATTACTGGAGCCTCGGCATTGCCGTTGGTACCATTGTTCTGACCGTGGCATTCAAGCGCCTGTCGCCGCGCTTTCCCGCATCACTGGCCGCGCTCGGCGTGATTACGCTCTTTGCCGCCGTGTTCAGCGTGGACGAAAGGGGCGTTCCGCTGGTTGGGGCCATCCCAAGCGTTGTGCCTCCCTTTTCCCTGCCGCCCTCCTTTGATCTGGACGCGGTGCGCGACCTGTTCATGCCCGCGCTGGCCATTGCCCTGCTGGGTACCGTGGAATCACTGGCCATTGGCAAACAACTGGCAAACATCAAGGGCGATGCGTTTGACGGCAGCCAGGAACTTATCGGTCAGGGCCTCGGCAATATCGCCGCTGGCCTTACCTCGGGCATCCCCGGCTGCGGTTCCTTTACCCGTAGCGCCCTTGTGGTCACATCCGGCGGCAGAACGCGCATGGGCACGGTTTTTTCGGGCATTCTCGCCCTGCCGCTGCTGTTTGTGCTGGCTCCGCTCATAAGCTGGCTGCCGCTGCCCGCCCTGAGCGGCATACTGCTGCTCATTTCCTTCAAGATGATAGACATTGACGCCATCCGCCTCTGCGTTGTGGCGACCAGCGTGGACAGGGCCGTGCTGCTCATCACCTTTTTGTCCACACTGCTGTTTGATCTTGAAAAAGCCATCTTCATCGGCGTGATGCTTTCCCTCACGCTGTTTATTTACAAGACCGCCCACCCGCGTGTGAACAGGCTCCACAAGGGCGACCCGTTGCTGCGCGAAGGCCCCGCCGAACTGCCGCAGGGCGTCACCGTGTACATGATTGAAGGAACCCTGTTTTTCGGGGCCATCCACGAGCTTGAACGCCTGCTGTATGCCGAGGACAGCGAGCCAACCCGACTTGTGGTGTTGCATCTTTCGCGCGTGTTCTGGATTGATGCGTCAGGGGCGCATGCGCTTTCGCAATTTATTGAACGCTGTTATGCCCGTAGCCTGCCGGTCATTCTGGTGGTGGGCAGCCCCTCTGTGCGTACCATCTTGCGGCGCACAGGCCTTCTGGATTATCTCAGCAACGGCTTTGTGGCCGACACCACGGGCGAAGGCCTGCGGCTGGCGGCAGCCATGCTGAACCGCTTTGCTTGCAGCGATGCCCAGTGCGCGACCGTAGACGCAGATGCAACCGAGGCGCAGCCAGAGCAAACCGTGCAGGCAGCCCCGCCTGCTTCCGCCAGCCCTGGTCCGGAGTATATGGCGCAGTCTGCCCGCGTGGCGCTGGATCTCCAAGGCAACGTGTTGCCTGCCGAACAAACCGCCCCTGCGGAAAATTCCACCGAACCGCCGCGCGAGATCAAGGAGCGCCCGTGA
- a CDS encoding transglycosylase SLT domain-containing protein, whose protein sequence is MKQRNTLLLISLGLAAALLVLGLLAGFVPQSEGPELRRRASSMVARLRPEDMPVPIQAQGDGIRQWAVRGAVEPHSEQTSGGRPQTRLAADASTSARPVSGADKTQGTSSATDPATGKATDQALVRRIVSFGPDGVILDTGEPSLAFSGDAQGDFAPLLALDGVSIPLLVSNQPRDYGDALDAAGLPLRWVTPMAMMAGYSPRVVRRAAIEVLRHGAVFDNFVGDIDDNDMEKLQARARRYQNLVENFSRRYNLSTELVYAIIHSESDFSPTLVSNKSAMGLMQVVPDTANDEVHKYLYGRMGDVGFEDLRVPETNIRYGTTYLHILFTRYFSGVHNPLAREYCAIAAYNMGPNRFLRLYGKTVEEAVDTINAMTVDAFYRDLATRLPARETRFYVARVQRMKAQYASLR, encoded by the coding sequence ATGAAACAACGTAACACACTATTGCTCATATCGCTCGGCCTTGCCGCCGCCTTGCTGGTGCTCGGTCTGCTGGCCGGTTTTGTGCCGCAGAGCGAAGGCCCGGAACTGCGCCGCCGCGCCAGCAGTATGGTGGCCCGCCTGCGTCCGGAAGACATGCCCGTTCCCATTCAGGCGCAGGGCGACGGCATACGCCAGTGGGCCGTGCGCGGGGCGGTGGAACCGCATTCTGAACAGACATCCGGGGGTAGACCGCAGACGCGTCTGGCTGCCGATGCCAGCACATCTGCCCGCCCGGTATCCGGTGCTGACAAAACGCAGGGGACATCCTCTGCTACGGACCCTGCTACGGGTAAGGCTACAGATCAGGCTTTGGTCAGGCGCATTGTTTCCTTTGGCCCGGACGGCGTCATCCTTGATACTGGCGAACCCTCATTGGCCTTTTCCGGCGATGCGCAGGGCGATTTTGCCCCGCTGCTGGCTCTGGACGGCGTTTCCATTCCGCTTCTGGTCAGCAATCAGCCCCGTGATTACGGCGACGCCCTTGATGCGGCGGGCCTCCCACTGCGCTGGGTGACGCCCATGGCCATGATGGCGGGCTATTCGCCTCGCGTGGTGCGCAGGGCTGCCATTGAAGTGCTGCGCCACGGTGCTGTTTTTGATAACTTTGTGGGCGATATTGACGATAACGACATGGAAAAACTGCAGGCCAGAGCCCGCCGGTATCAGAACCTGGTGGAGAATTTTTCGCGTCGCTACAATTTGAGCACCGAGCTTGTGTACGCCATCATTCACAGCGAAAGCGACTTTTCGCCAACCCTGGTCAGCAACAAGTCGGCCATGGGCCTCATGCAGGTAGTGCCGGATACTGCCAACGACGAGGTGCACAAATACCTTTACGGGCGCATGGGCGATGTGGGGTTTGAAGACCTGCGCGTGCCCGAAACCAACATCCGCTATGGCACCACCTATCTGCACATCCTGTTCACCCGGTATTTTTCCGGGGTGCACAATCCTCTGGCAAGGGAATATTGCGCAATTGCCGCCTACAATATGGGCCCGAACCGTTTTTTGCGGCTCTACGGCAAAACCGTGGAAGAAGCCGTGGACACCATAAACGCCATGACGGTTGACGCTTTTTACAGGGATCTTGCCACACGCCTGCCTGCCCGTGAAACCCGTTTCTACGTTGCCCGGGTGCAGCGAATGAAGGCCCAGTACGCCTCGCTGCGCTGA
- a CDS encoding OmpH family outer membrane protein — MRIRFFMPLALLLSFMLFACQQGDNNAQPKVAVVDMARVMRDSEPGKAGVKFLESLQGDMQTRLNDIQQRLEANPKDAEAQKELQAVYMSAQQRMQVEQQNVVNLLYDAIQRVINTYRTEKGYAVIISSEAVAAFDSKSDVTNEVLELVNKQKLDFKSVTPEAEKAPEAAAPKAETPKDDKAAKAKK, encoded by the coding sequence ATGCGAATCCGTTTTTTTATGCCGCTGGCTCTGCTGCTGAGCTTCATGCTTTTTGCCTGCCAACAGGGCGACAATAACGCCCAGCCCAAGGTGGCGGTGGTGGATATGGCGCGCGTGATGCGCGATAGCGAACCTGGCAAGGCCGGCGTGAAGTTCCTTGAAAGCCTTCAGGGCGACATGCAGACCAGGCTTAACGACATCCAGCAGCGCCTGGAAGCCAACCCCAAGGACGCTGAAGCGCAGAAAGAGCTGCAGGCCGTATACATGTCTGCCCAGCAGCGCATGCAGGTGGAACAGCAGAATGTTGTAAACCTGCTGTATGATGCCATTCAGCGCGTGATCAATACCTACCGCACTGAAAAGGGCTATGCCGTCATCATCAGCAGTGAAGCTGTCGCCGCTTTTGATTCCAAGAGCGACGTGACCAATGAAGTGCTGGAACTTGTGAACAAGCAGAAGCTTGATTTCAAGTCTGTGACGCCCGAAGCTGAAAAGGCTCCGGAAGCCGCCGCCCCCAAGGCCGAAACGCCCAAGGACGACAAGGCTGCCAAGGCCAAGAAGTAA
- a CDS encoding AEC family transporter, with the protein MPVFLIIGAGVLLRSRDVLPENAGPVLGIYVLKLALPLLILHLLAGASLADLGHWAFWGGILGSQLVVYCLGYVGDRIFCRRGVGPGVIAGLSCSACNAAFVGLPIVSNLFPGNATAMLIAGLCTLTPNVVMIIGQSRLDALAGSLAWDGGNPLKFVGKLLKVFILGNPILLSTLAGIALSASGLGLWAPLDRAVSLVGYTAAPCMLLALGLDLRQKLVVATRQAHGHAFARQTWFILCKLVLHPLLCWVMLAALGVSGLWLVISVIISATATALVVTVIAEVYSAVPEEAALTAVVANGLSIFTLTGFVWGFQILGMV; encoded by the coding sequence ATGCCCGTATTTCTGATTATTGGCGCGGGTGTTCTTTTGCGCAGTCGCGATGTCTTGCCCGAAAACGCTGGCCCTGTTCTTGGCATTTATGTACTCAAGCTGGCTTTGCCGTTGCTGATTCTGCACCTGCTGGCCGGGGCCAGCCTGGCTGATCTTGGGCACTGGGCTTTCTGGGGGGGCATTCTTGGCTCCCAGCTTGTGGTGTACTGCCTTGGTTATGTGGGCGACAGGATTTTTTGTCGGCGCGGCGTGGGGCCGGGCGTTATTGCCGGGCTTTCCTGTTCCGCCTGCAATGCCGCCTTTGTGGGCCTGCCCATCGTGTCCAATTTGTTCCCCGGCAATGCCACGGCCATGCTCATTGCCGGTCTGTGTACCCTCACGCCCAATGTGGTCATGATAATCGGGCAGTCCCGTCTGGATGCGCTGGCCGGGTCGCTGGCCTGGGACGGCGGCAATCCCCTGAAGTTTGTAGGCAAGCTTCTGAAGGTTTTCATCCTCGGCAACCCCATTCTGCTTTCGACACTGGCTGGCATAGCGCTTTCTGCCTCCGGGCTTGGCCTGTGGGCACCCCTTGACCGCGCGGTGAGCCTTGTGGGCTACACGGCGGCCCCCTGCATGCTGTTGGCTCTGGGGCTGGATTTGCGGCAAAAGCTGGTAGTGGCGACGCGGCAGGCGCACGGACACGCCTTTGCGCGGCAAACGTGGTTTATTCTCTGCAAGCTGGTTCTGCACCCGCTGCTGTGCTGGGTCATGCTGGCGGCCTTGGGGGTTTCCGGCCTGTGGCTCGTAATCAGCGTAATCATCAGCGCCACGGCCACGGCTCTGGTAGTGACGGTCATCGCCGAGGTGTACAGCGCCGTGCCGGAAGAAGCGGCCCTTACGGCGGTGGTCGCCAACGGACTGAGCATTTTTACCCTGACAGGTTTTGTATGGGGTTTTCAGATCTTGGGCATGGTTTGA
- the lipA gene encoding lipoyl synthase, whose translation MTQPDSSDNSGSASAPLRKPAWLRRPLASDKRFFTTSALLNEQGLSTVCKEANCPNRQECFSSGTATFLILGETCTRNCRFCNIHPGQTSAPDPTEPQRVAQAAVTLGLRHVVVTSVTRDDLADGGSAQFASVITALRQALPDSSVEVLIPDFQGNADALRTVMDAKPHIINHNVETHPALYAQVRPQADYEQSLELLRRVNDCGMTAKSGLMLGLGETDAQVLEVIKDLHTVGCSIVTIGQYLPPTSQHHKLDRYVTPEQFDEYAAYGKSLGLRHVFSGPLVRSSYHAANFA comes from the coding sequence ATGACCCAACCCGATTCTTCCGACAATTCCGGTTCTGCCAGCGCCCCTCTGCGCAAGCCCGCATGGCTGCGCCGCCCGCTGGCCTCCGACAAACGCTTTTTCACCACTTCCGCCCTGCTGAACGAGCAGGGGCTTTCCACCGTCTGCAAGGAGGCCAACTGCCCCAACCGGCAGGAATGCTTTTCTTCCGGCACGGCCACATTTCTGATTTTGGGTGAAACCTGTACGCGTAACTGCCGCTTCTGCAATATCCACCCCGGCCAGACCAGCGCCCCCGACCCCACGGAACCGCAGCGCGTGGCTCAGGCCGCCGTGACGCTTGGGCTCAGGCATGTGGTTGTCACGTCTGTGACGCGCGACGACCTCGCGGATGGTGGCTCCGCCCAGTTTGCCTCAGTGATTACGGCGCTACGGCAAGCTCTCCCCGACAGCAGCGTTGAGGTGCTTATCCCCGATTTTCAGGGTAACGCCGATGCCCTGCGCACGGTCATGGACGCCAAACCGCATATCATCAACCACAATGTGGAAACGCACCCCGCGCTCTATGCGCAGGTGCGCCCACAGGCCGACTACGAACAAAGTCTGGAACTGCTGCGCCGCGTAAACGACTGCGGCATGACGGCCAAAAGCGGCCTCATGTTGGGGCTGGGGGAGACAGACGCGCAGGTGCTTGAGGTGATCAAGGATCTGCACACCGTGGGCTGCTCCATTGTGACCATCGGCCAGTATCTGCCGCCCACAAGCCAGCACCACAAGCTCGACCGCTATGTGACGCCGGAGCAGTTTGACGAGTACGCCGCCTACGGCAAATCACTGGGTTTGCGCCATGTGTTTTCCGGCCCGCTGGTGCGTAGCAGCTACCACGCAGCCAACTTTGCCTGA